The Ictidomys tridecemlineatus isolate mIctTri1 chromosome 6, mIctTri1.hap1, whole genome shotgun sequence genome includes a region encoding these proteins:
- the LOC144365125 gene encoding sperm motility kinase 2B-like — MFSQSSESSESRVAALQVPGSCSVAAFMEHYEFLKVIGRGGYGQVSLALHRLSGAQVAVKALALEVENIPAFNEPKIMMSLEHPNVVQLFHVIGTESTIYMVMEHVGGGRLLDHITRGMQVEEVRRVFRQIVGAVGYLHDKGIVHRDLKPENIMLDTRGQVKLIDFGAATWFSAGEKLRRVWGTLPYLAPEGVLRQEYEGPPMDVWSLGVILYFMLTRSLPFDSTSSEDLLTRITHARYHVPDSVPVGARRLIHSILTVKPPKRPTVKQISRHPWLKQGGERVPQQCSEALPKHPDPQIMALLVDHGLDPYQTWLSLAKRKFDAGMANYLILQHQKSQGGERMYPAKPVPRRLRLSSCPAGLSRGPVLPTRSTSEPALGALPLPHKHQLPEEAKQPGQVGIRRASLPAPPLDLQPAEAPPPDEASQSSSLSYLPNRWKRLVRLVETVRSSSAQDVSPEQPREPRKSWTRRIANCVRRLCCCMPRVRVRNRVFPRVRRKSEPEPDQETFSGSEFEVES, encoded by the coding sequence ATGTTTAGCCAGAGTAGTGAGAGTAGTGAGAGTAGAGTAGCAGCACTGCAGGTGCCAGGCTCCTGCAGCGTGGCAGCCTTCATGGAGCACTATGAGTTCCTGAAGGTCATCGGGCGTGGTGGGTATGGCCAGGTGAGCCTAGCCCTCCATCGCCTCTCAGGGGCACAGGTGGCAGTGAAAGCCCTGGCACTGGAAGTGGAGAACATTCCGGCCTTCAACGAGCCCAAGATCATGATGAGTCTGGAGCACCCCAACGTGGTCCAGCTGTTTCACGTGATTGGCACCGAGAGCACCATCTACATGGTGATGGAGCACGTAGGTGGGGGACGACTGCTTGATCACATCACACGTGGCATGCAGGTGGAGGAGGTCCGGAGGGTTTTCAGGCAGATCGTGGGGGCCGTGGGCTACCTCCATGACAAGGGCATCGTGCACCGAGACCTCAAgccagagaacatcatgctggatACCAGAGGCCAAGTCAAGCTGATCGACTTTGGTGCCGCCACGTGGTTCAGCGCTGGGGAGAAGCTGAGGCGGGTCTGGGGCACACTCCCATACCTTGCCCCTGAAGGTGTCTTGCGGCAAGAGTATGAGGGACCCCCGATGGACGTCTGGAGCCTGGGGGTCATCTTGTATTTTATGTTGACACGGAGCCTCCCATTTGACTCCACCTCCTCTGAGGACCTGCTGACGCGGATCACTCACGCCAGGTACCATGTCCCTGACTCAGTGCCTGTGGGAGCCCGAAGGCTCATCCACAGCATACTGACCGTGAAGCCCCCGAAGCGGCCCACAGTCAAGCAAATCTCTCGGCACCCATGGCTGAAGCAGGGTGGGGAGCGTGTACCCCAACAGTGTAGTGAGGCTCTTCCCAAACACCCAGACCCCCAAATAATGGCGCTCCTGGTTGACCATGGTCTCGATCCATACCAAACCTGGCTATCTCTGGCCAAGAGAAAGTTTGATGCGGGGATGGCCAACTACTTGATTCTGCAGCACCAGAAGAGCCAGGGGGGAGAGCGCATGTACCCAGCGAAGCCTGTGCCTCGCAGGCTTCGGCTTTCCTCTTGTCCTGCCGGCCTTTCCCGGGGCCCTGTGCTCCCCACGAGGAGCACGAGTGAGCCTGCCCTTGGAGCCTTGCCCTTGCCCCATAAGCACCAGCTGCCTGAGGAAGCCAAACAGCCAGGGCAGGTGGGCATCAGAAGGGCCAGCCTGCCTGCTCCTCCTCTGGACTTGCAGCCTGCTGAGGCCCCGCCTCCTGACGAAGCCTCCCAGTCCAGCTCGCTCTCCTACTTGCCCAACCGCTGGAAGCGCCTGGTCAGGTTAGTAGAGACAGTCCGCAGCAGTTCCGCCCAAGATGTATCCCCAGAGCAACCCCGAGAACCCAGGAAGAGCTGGACCAGGAGGATCGCTAACTGTGTCCGAAGACTGTGCTGTTGCATGCCACGTGTCCGTGTCCGCAATAGAGTGTTTCCAAGGGTTCGCAGGAAAAGTGAGCCAGAGCCGGATCAGGAGACCTTTTCTGGCTCCGAGTTCGAAGTGGAGAGCTGA
- the LOC144365124 gene encoding sperm motility kinase 2B-like — protein sequence MFSQSSESSESRVAALQVPGSCSVAAFMEHYEFLKVIGRGGYGQVSLALHRLSGAQVAVKALALEVENIPAFNEPKIMMSLEHPNVVQLFHVIGTESTIYMVMEHVGGGRLLDHITRGMQVEEVRRVFRQIVGAVGYLHDKGIVHRDLKPENIMLDTRGQVKLIDFGAATWFSAGEKLRRVWGTLPYLAPEGVLRQEYEGPPMDVWSLGVILYFMLTRSLPFDSTSSEDLLTRITHARYHVPDSVPVGARRLIHSILTVKPPKRPTVKQISRHPWLKQGGERVPQQCSEALPKHPDPQIMALLVDHGLDPYQTWLSLAKRKFDAGMANYLILQHQKSQGGERLYPAKPVPRRLRLSSCPAGLSRGPVLPTRSTSEPALGALPLPHKHQLPEEAKQPGQVGIRRASLPAPPLDLQPAEAPPPDEASQSSSLSYLPNRWKRLVRLVETVRSSSAQDVSPEQPREPRKSWTRRIANCVRRLCCCMPRVRVRNRVFPRVRRKSEPEPDQETFSGSEFEVES from the coding sequence ATGTTTAGCCAGAGTAGTGAGAGTAGTGAGAGTAGAGTAGCAGCACTGCAGGTGCCAGGCTCCTGCAGCGTGGCAGCCTTCATGGAGCACTATGAGTTCCTGAAGGTCATCGGGCGTGGTGGGTATGGCCAGGTGAGCCTAGCCCTCCATCGCCTCTCAGGGGCACAGGTGGCAGTGAAAGCCCTGGCACTGGAAGTGGAGAACATTCCGGCCTTCAACGAGCCCAAGATCATGATGAGTCTGGAGCACCCCAACGTGGTCCAGCTGTTTCACGTGATTGGCACCGAGAGCACCATCTACATGGTGATGGAGCACGTAGGTGGGGGACGACTGCTTGATCACATCACACGTGGCATGCAGGTGGAGGAGGTCCGGAGGGTTTTCAGGCAGATCGTGGGGGCCGTGGGCTACCTCCATGACAAGGGCATCGTGCACCGAGACCTCAAgccagagaacatcatgctggatACCAGAGGCCAAGTCAAGCTGATCGACTTTGGTGCCGCCACGTGGTTCAGCGCTGGGGAGAAGCTGAGGCGGGTCTGGGGCACACTCCCATACCTTGCCCCTGAAGGTGTCTTGCGGCAAGAGTATGAGGGACCCCCGATGGACGTCTGGAGCCTGGGGGTCATCTTGTATTTTATGTTGACACGGAGCCTCCCATTTGACTCCACCTCCTCTGAGGACCTGCTGACGCGGATCACTCACGCCAGGTACCATGTCCCTGACTCAGTGCCTGTGGGAGCCCGAAGGCTCATCCACAGCATACTGACCGTGAAGCCCCCGAAGCGGCCCACAGTCAAGCAAATCTCTCGGCACCCATGGCTGAAGCAGGGTGGGGAGCGTGTACCCCAACAGTGTAGTGAGGCTCTTCCCAAACACCCAGACCCCCAAATAATGGCGCTCCTGGTTGACCATGGTCTCGATCCATACCAAACCTGGCTATCTCTGGCCAAGAGAAAGTTTGATGCGGGGATGGCCAACTACTTGATTCTGCAGCACCAGAAGAGCCAGGGGGGAGAGCGCCTGTACCCAGCGAAGCCTGTGCCTCGCAGGCTTCGGCTTTCCTCTTGTCCTGCCGGCCTTTCCCGGGGCCCTGTGCTCCCCACGAGGAGCACGAGTGAGCCTGCCCTTGGAGCCTTGCCCTTGCCCCATAAGCACCAGCTGCCTGAGGAAGCCAAACAGCCAGGGCAGGTGGGCATCAGAAGGGCCAGCCTGCCTGCTCCTCCTCTGGACTTGCAGCCTGCTGAGGCCCCGCCTCCTGACGAAGCCTCCCAGTCCAGCTCGCTCTCCTACTTGCCCAACCGCTGGAAGCGCCTGGTCAGGTTAGTAGAGACAGTCCGCAGCAGTTCCGCCCAAGATGTATCCCCAGAGCAACCCCGAGAACCCAGGAAGAGCTGGACCAGGAGGATCGCTAACTGTGTCCGAAGACTGTGCTGTTGCATGCCACGTGTCCGTGTCCGCAATAGAGTGTTTCCAAGGGTTCGCAGGAAAAGTGAGCCAGAGCCGGATCAGGAGACCTTTTCTGGCTCCGAGTTCGAAGTGGAGAGCTGA